A genomic window from Anthocerotibacter panamensis C109 includes:
- a CDS encoding ribonuclease D, whose product MLTDFQIFDDDLPAAALAEYLQARVLAVDTETMGLLPRRDRLCLVQVGNGLEQVSLVRIGRGLSCAPHLQELLTSPDVLKIFHFARFDLAMLRYHLGIVVQPVFCTKIASKLARTYTPRHGLKDVVAELTGQELDKSAQSSDWGAAFKLSEGQLRYAANDVRYLIPVYEKLKDMLAREERLDLAEHCFAHLETLVQLDLLGYEDVFSH is encoded by the coding sequence ATGCTAACCGACTTTCAGATTTTTGACGATGACTTGCCTGCTGCCGCTTTGGCGGAGTACCTACAAGCTAGAGTCCTCGCAGTCGATACCGAGACTATGGGCCTCCTGCCCCGTCGGGACCGTCTGTGTCTGGTGCAAGTAGGGAACGGGCTAGAACAGGTATCACTGGTGCGCATCGGGCGGGGGCTAAGCTGTGCGCCGCACCTGCAAGAACTCTTGACCAGCCCGGATGTGCTCAAAATTTTCCACTTTGCTCGTTTTGATCTAGCGATGTTGCGCTATCACCTAGGCATAGTCGTCCAGCCGGTTTTCTGCACTAAGATCGCCAGCAAGCTCGCCCGCACCTACACCCCCCGCCACGGGCTCAAAGATGTGGTGGCAGAATTGACGGGTCAGGAATTGGACAAGTCGGCCCAAAGTTCTGATTGGGGCGCAGCGTTCAAACTCTCCGAAGGACAACTCCGCTACGCTGCTAACGATGTGCGCTACCTCATCCCGGTCTACGAAAAACTTAAGGACATGCTAGCCCGCGAAGAGCGTTTGGACCTCGCTGAGCATTGTTTCGCGCATCTGGAGACCCTGGTCCAGCTTGACTTACTCGGCTACGAAGACGTTTTCAGCCACTGA
- a CDS encoding glutathione S-transferase family protein yields the protein MAPSIDSPTARSQSRRSHNSNPGTPSKKALPPKLVIWLGKTVWTTLWHLMMAKLAPRSASGAYLRPPSRFRHAMGTHPYPPVAGRYKLLVGLGCPWAHRTLVVRALKGLEEAIYVCVLSPSPTEGGWVFDQEEEGCRTLAQLYARAEPGYSGRCTVPVLWDTETKSIVNNESADLIVMLNAQFNGFAQHPDLDLYPPELQEEIDHWNEKVYHAVNNGVYRCGFAQTQAAYDTACTELFTTLDELDAVLQTRRYLCGDRVTLADVRLFTTLFRFDVVYYGLFKCNRRRICDYPNLGAYLRDLYQLPGVAGTCDLESIKQDYYGNLFPLNPGGIIPAGPDMASLLEPHGRT from the coding sequence ATGGCACCGTCTATCGACAGCCCAACAGCAAGATCTCAGTCCAGAAGATCGCACAACTCGAATCCCGGAACTCCCAGTAAAAAAGCACTCCCTCCCAAGCTTGTCATCTGGCTTGGGAAGACCGTTTGGACCACTCTCTGGCATTTGATGATGGCGAAACTAGCCCCCCGCAGTGCCTCGGGAGCCTACCTCCGCCCGCCTAGCCGGTTTCGTCACGCCATGGGTACACACCCCTATCCTCCGGTGGCGGGGCGCTACAAACTCTTGGTCGGTTTGGGCTGTCCTTGGGCACACCGGACGCTCGTCGTCCGGGCACTCAAAGGGCTTGAAGAAGCCATCTACGTCTGTGTCCTGTCTCCTTCTCCTACAGAAGGCGGGTGGGTCTTCGACCAAGAGGAGGAGGGCTGCCGTACCCTAGCGCAACTGTATGCACGGGCGGAACCGGGCTATAGTGGGCGCTGTACGGTGCCTGTGCTGTGGGATACCGAGACCAAGTCCATCGTCAATAACGAGAGCGCAGACCTCATTGTGATGCTCAACGCTCAGTTCAATGGATTCGCGCAACATCCAGATTTAGACTTGTATCCCCCAGAACTACAAGAGGAGATAGACCACTGGAATGAAAAGGTCTATCACGCAGTGAATAATGGCGTTTATCGCTGTGGTTTTGCGCAGACTCAAGCTGCCTACGATACTGCCTGCACTGAATTATTCACGACGCTAGACGAACTAGACGCTGTGCTACAGACCCGCCGCTACTTGTGCGGGGACCGGGTGACCCTGGCGGATGTGCGCCTGTTCACGACTTTGTTCCGCTTTGACGTGGTTTACTACGGCCTGTTTAAGTGCAATCGCCGCCGGATTTGTGATTACCCCAATCTAGGAGCCTATCTGCGGGACCTGTACCAGTTGCCTGGGGTCGCTGGCACCTGCGACTTAGAGAGCATCAAGCAGGATTACTACGGGAACCTCTTCCCGCTCAATCCGGGTGGCATTATCCCCGCCGGTCCCGACATGGCGAGCCTGTTGGAGCCCCATGGGCGCACCTGA
- a CDS encoding cysteine desulfurase-like protein: protein MRNIPAATPVLDLEFVRQQFPALAGPWTFFDNAGGSQILGRVVERIREFLLTSNVQVGASYAVSALATQRLEAARQAMAAFIHAAHPEEVVLGSSTTQLLGNLALAMGPTLPPHSEIIVTNCDHEANIGAWVRLREHGVTVKFWEVDPETLELRLEDLDSLMTARTRLVCFTHASNVLGTINPVAAITRFVHERGAQVCVDGVAYAPHRAIDVQAWDVDYYVFSFYKVYGPHQALLYGKRDHLLHLANLNHFFIGEQTVPYKLQPGNINFELTYGLAGILEYFTELASILDSGAPLTPHHGVVRAYDAMARHEELLAHALLDYLSHKPKVRVLGYPQADGARRLPTISFVVEQRDSARVPGYIDQFQIGIRYGDFYARRLIEALGLVAQNGVIRVSMVHYNTLAEVYRLLEHLDAVL from the coding sequence ATGCGTAATATCCCCGCAGCGACCCCGGTACTTGATCTCGAGTTTGTCCGCCAACAGTTTCCCGCCTTGGCTGGACCGTGGACTTTTTTTGACAACGCGGGTGGGTCACAAATCCTGGGCAGGGTCGTGGAGCGCATCCGCGAATTTTTGCTCACCTCCAATGTCCAAGTGGGGGCCTCCTATGCAGTGTCTGCACTGGCGACCCAACGGCTGGAAGCGGCGCGGCAGGCCATGGCTGCGTTTATCCATGCTGCGCATCCTGAGGAAGTGGTGCTGGGTTCCTCGACAACGCAATTGCTCGGGAACCTTGCGCTGGCGATGGGACCGACGCTCCCTCCCCACAGTGAAATTATTGTCACCAACTGCGACCATGAAGCCAACATCGGGGCTTGGGTCCGCTTGAGGGAGCATGGGGTCACAGTGAAATTCTGGGAGGTAGACCCAGAGACTTTGGAACTCCGGCTGGAGGACCTCGACAGTCTGATGACTGCGCGGACCCGGTTGGTCTGCTTCACCCATGCCTCGAATGTCTTAGGGACGATCAACCCGGTTGCGGCTATTACCCGCTTTGTCCATGAGCGGGGGGCTCAAGTCTGTGTGGACGGAGTCGCCTATGCCCCGCACCGCGCTATCGATGTCCAAGCGTGGGATGTAGACTACTATGTCTTCAGCTTCTACAAGGTCTATGGCCCGCATCAGGCGCTACTCTACGGCAAGCGTGACCATCTGCTTCACCTCGCCAACCTCAATCATTTTTTCATCGGGGAACAGACAGTCCCCTATAAGCTACAGCCGGGGAATATCAATTTTGAACTCACCTATGGACTGGCGGGCATTCTGGAATATTTCACAGAGTTAGCCAGTATCCTGGATTCCGGTGCGCCCTTGACGCCCCATCATGGCGTTGTCAGAGCCTACGACGCTATGGCGCGCCACGAAGAACTGCTCGCCCATGCGCTCCTTGACTACCTCAGCCACAAGCCCAAGGTACGGGTGCTCGGCTATCCTCAGGCCGACGGTGCACGACGTCTGCCTACGATCAGCTTCGTGGTCGAGCAGAGGGATTCGGCTAGGGTGCCGGGTTATATCGATCAGTTTCAGATCGGGATTCGCTATGGGGATTTCTATGCGCGTCGTCTGATCGAGGCTTTGGGGTTGGTGGCTCAAAACGGGGTCATTCGGGTCTCGATGGTCCACTACAATACGCTAGCTGAGGTGTATCGTCTGCTAGAGCATCTGGATGCGGTTTTGTGA
- the dapB gene encoding 4-hydroxy-tetrahydrodipicolinate reductase — MVKPIPVVVVGAAGKMGRTVVKGVHEAPDMTLFGAVDHTHIDEDAGELAGMGNIDVPITADLKTTLMMCSQERELGVVVDFTHPSTVYDNIRESIAFGLRPVVGTTGLTLEQIEALSIFADKASTGCIIAPNFALGMVLLQQAAARIAQYFEHVEILELHHNEKADAPSGTALKTAQMMAGLGKTFNIPLVAEKELLPAARGSEAEDGIRIHSIRLPGLIAHQEVIFGGPGQTLTLRHDTSHRDAYLPGILLAIRKVRLLKNLVYGLEKVL, encoded by the coding sequence ATGGTGAAACCAATTCCCGTAGTCGTCGTGGGTGCAGCAGGGAAAATGGGCCGCACCGTGGTCAAGGGCGTCCACGAAGCCCCGGATATGACCCTTTTCGGTGCCGTGGACCACACGCATATCGATGAGGACGCCGGAGAACTGGCTGGAATGGGCAATATCGACGTACCCATCACCGCAGACCTCAAAACTACGCTCATGATGTGCTCCCAAGAGCGCGAACTCGGCGTGGTCGTGGACTTCACCCATCCATCTACGGTCTACGACAACATCCGTGAGAGCATTGCCTTTGGCCTGCGTCCGGTCGTGGGCACCACCGGCTTGACCTTAGAGCAGATTGAAGCTCTGAGCATTTTTGCTGACAAGGCGAGTACCGGCTGTATCATCGCCCCCAACTTCGCCTTGGGCATGGTCCTCCTCCAGCAAGCCGCAGCACGCATCGCCCAGTACTTTGAGCATGTGGAGATCCTCGAACTCCACCACAACGAAAAAGCCGATGCCCCGAGCGGAACAGCACTCAAGACAGCCCAGATGATGGCAGGTCTCGGCAAAACCTTTAATATCCCCCTCGTCGCAGAAAAAGAACTCCTCCCCGCCGCCCGTGGCAGCGAGGCTGAGGACGGCATCCGCATCCACTCGATTCGTCTGCCGGGGCTCATCGCCCACCAGGAAGTTATTTTTGGTGGACCAGGACAGACCCTGACGCTGCGCCACGACACCAGCCACCGCGATGCCTATCTGCCGGGGATTTTGCTGGCTATCCGCAAGGTTCGCCTGTTAAAAAATCTGGTCTACGGGCTGGAAAAAGTCCTGTAA
- a CDS encoding tetratricopeptide repeat protein produces the protein MTQKRYAAIIFLGGVLLLSSALLSPADAQLVSTPIDSTLLVQQGTDRFDRKDYQGAIEAYTQALSLNPNNALAYYNRGSARAISLQDYTGAIADYTRALRLNPSMAEAHYNMASAHLALGDRQAALQNLKRAAEIFQAQGKRDLSQLAQEKAQELQPADQPLSRPG, from the coding sequence ATGACACAGAAGCGATATGCAGCAATCATCTTCTTGGGTGGAGTCCTGCTGTTATCCTCGGCGCTCTTATCCCCGGCAGATGCCCAATTGGTCAGCACTCCCATTGACAGCACGCTTCTAGTACAACAAGGAACAGATAGGTTTGATCGCAAAGACTATCAAGGTGCCATAGAAGCCTATACGCAAGCCCTGTCTTTGAATCCCAACAATGCCCTGGCTTACTACAACCGTGGCAGCGCACGCGCCATCTCGCTTCAGGATTACACCGGAGCGATAGCGGACTATACCAGAGCCCTGCGCCTTAACCCGAGTATGGCCGAAGCCCACTACAACATGGCAAGCGCTCATCTAGCTTTGGGAGACCGCCAAGCCGCCTTACAGAACCTCAAAAGGGCTGCTGAAATTTTTCAGGCCCAAGGTAAGAGGGACCTCTCCCAACTCGCCCAAGAGAAAGCCCAAGAACTCCAGCCTGCCGATCAACCTCTGTCAAGACCCGGATGA
- a CDS encoding PRC-barrel domain-containing protein: MSELSPICQRKALLGKSIITLDDASKAGVVNEVWVDMQSRQVAALGCQVKGRTSVMGVPCDRIQVLGDDAILISTVGALIDISPEVYTRFVDHEMVTEGGKRLGQVDDFYFDRHSGEITNCLLSGGGIAGILEGHTSLDATEILVIGKERSIVKAGSEERLVKVDKGLQQWVEVGRAKVQETAATLRERITKKETLTVEPVVPEALPASTSQEQSEVSSGS, encoded by the coding sequence ATGAGCGAATTGTCTCCGATTTGCCAGCGCAAAGCGTTGTTGGGTAAGAGCATCATCACTTTGGACGATGCCAGTAAAGCAGGCGTGGTCAACGAAGTCTGGGTGGACATGCAGAGCCGCCAAGTGGCTGCACTAGGGTGTCAGGTGAAAGGACGGACGAGTGTCATGGGGGTCCCTTGTGACCGGATTCAGGTCTTGGGGGACGATGCCATCCTGATTTCTACGGTCGGGGCACTCATCGATATTTCCCCAGAGGTCTACACCCGTTTTGTGGACCACGAAATGGTCACCGAAGGCGGCAAACGCCTGGGTCAGGTGGATGACTTTTATTTTGACCGCCACTCGGGCGAGATCACGAATTGCCTGCTCTCTGGTGGCGGCATCGCGGGAATTTTAGAAGGCCACACCAGTCTGGATGCCACCGAAATTCTGGTCATTGGCAAGGAACGTTCGATCGTAAAAGCAGGGTCAGAAGAGCGCCTTGTCAAAGTGGACAAGGGTCTACAGCAATGGGTCGAGGTCGGGCGGGCCAAGGTCCAGGAGACCGCTGCAACCCTCCGCGAACGCATCACCAAAAAAGAAACCCTGACCGTAGAACCCGTAGTCCCAGAAGCACTCCCCGCCAGCACCAGCCAGGAGCAGAGCGAAGTCTCATCCGGGTCTTGA
- a CDS encoding DUF819 family protein, with protein sequence MPLLVAAFDPGPTALLGWVAAFVGLVFWLSQQKYLAALFEVIPPIIWIYALPAVASSLGLVPQESPLYSLLSGTLLPVALVLLLVGTDLPAVVRLGPPALVMMLVGSVGIVLGAPLALFLFGSWLPPEAWSAFGALSGSWTGGFANMVAVKESIATPDRIFGVAVAMDFLVGYSWTVLLLFLSRYQRVCDRWLGADQNQVEQSMARLAEQQNTVVEPITVPGLMVLLGLAFGLSGVALALGGVIFERLKDLLPALNAVLTAKTWGFILVTTFALGLSLTPVARLERQGASRLGSGLLYLVVATLGAQGDLSAIVRYPLFLLAGAVWISFHALLLVATARVTHTPMFLLAVGSQANTGGVVSAPIVAQAYRAGTAPLGLFMAVLGNIIGTYAGLTAAGLCQAVARSRGWIP encoded by the coding sequence ATGCCCCTGCTCGTAGCCGCCTTCGATCCTGGTCCGACCGCTCTTTTAGGCTGGGTTGCCGCTTTCGTGGGCTTGGTCTTCTGGTTGTCGCAGCAAAAGTATCTGGCTGCTCTTTTTGAAGTCATCCCGCCGATTATTTGGATCTACGCGCTTCCGGCGGTGGCGAGCAGTCTGGGGCTGGTTCCGCAGGAATCCCCGCTCTATTCACTGCTTTCGGGGACGCTGCTTCCGGTGGCGTTGGTGCTGCTACTTGTGGGCACAGACCTGCCTGCGGTCGTCCGTTTGGGACCTCCGGCACTGGTCATGATGCTAGTCGGAAGCGTTGGGATTGTTTTGGGGGCACCCTTGGCGCTGTTTTTGTTTGGGTCATGGCTGCCGCCGGAGGCGTGGTCGGCGTTTGGGGCGCTGTCGGGCTCATGGACAGGTGGATTCGCCAATATGGTCGCAGTCAAAGAAAGTATCGCTACCCCTGACCGGATCTTTGGGGTGGCAGTGGCGATGGATTTTCTGGTCGGCTATAGCTGGACGGTGCTCCTACTCTTTTTGAGCCGCTATCAGCGGGTCTGCGACCGTTGGCTGGGGGCGGACCAGAATCAGGTGGAGCAGTCGATGGCGCGTTTGGCTGAGCAACAAAACACCGTTGTTGAACCCATCACGGTCCCTGGATTGATGGTCTTACTCGGGTTAGCTTTTGGGTTGAGTGGGGTGGCGCTGGCGCTGGGGGGGGTCATTTTTGAGCGTTTAAAAGACCTCCTCCCCGCCCTTAACGCAGTACTCACCGCCAAAACCTGGGGCTTTATCCTGGTCACCACGTTTGCTCTGGGCCTCTCGCTCACCCCGGTGGCCCGTCTAGAGCGACAGGGAGCTTCCCGGCTGGGGTCGGGCTTGCTGTACTTAGTCGTAGCGACGCTGGGGGCTCAGGGGGATTTATCTGCGATTGTTCGCTATCCGCTCTTTTTATTGGCTGGGGCGGTGTGGATTAGCTTTCATGCTTTGCTTCTTGTCGCTACCGCCCGTGTTACCCATACGCCGATGTTTCTGTTGGCGGTGGGTTCTCAGGCCAATACGGGAGGCGTCGTCTCTGCACCCATTGTTGCTCAGGCTTATCGGGCGGGGACGGCTCCTTTGGGATTATTTATGGCGGTGTTGGGGAATATTATAGGCACTTATGCCGGATTGACTGCGGCTGGGTTGTGTCAGGCTGTGGCGCGGTCTCGTGGTTGGATTCCATAG